Proteins from a single region of Bacteroidia bacterium:
- a CDS encoding T9SS type A sorting domain-containing protein — protein sequence MKKIIFTTAVLILGVFINTYAWNQLKSGTTNNLNAVYFTDSQTGYAVGGLGTILKTTNGGMNWSQQISGTTSSLYSVFFINPNTGFAVGGAGKILKTVDGGITWNIQSSGVTSSLVSVYFTDLQTGFAVGWSGVILNTIDGGATWNQQVSGTINKLLAVNFINNQSGYAVGASGTLLKTVNGGATWTTENSGTTQVLNSIFIFNNIGYIGGYHVLLKTINAGASWTVITTNVGQSTTYGAGALFFTDTLTGYAPFYKTNDGGLSWIEQDVPGHLVNDIFFVDNNIGYSVGSAGVIHKTTIGGGYPNSDYISINNIKAKIYNEGSLFWDKNTRMASFEVPIGSGKHANYASAVWIGARDNAGQIHVAGQRYSDGDDFFPGPIMDSISYLNEQEKWNRTWKVSKQEIEYHIAHWSDPGYIIPEVIAQWPGNCSTCGSANIIAPFYDQNNDGIYSPQTGDYPRIKGDQAVYFIFNDSMATHTETDGGNKLGLEVHAMAYGFDCNSDSAFWNTIFINYEILNRSTNSYDSTFVGYWTDIDVGDAYDDYVECDVKRGSFYGFNGDANDGAGLGATYGTNPPALSCTFLGGPYMDSDLSDYGSSGIVNGCDESINGLNFNDGIIDNERLGMSRFMYFQNDGSTLSDPSTAIEYYRFLSGFWKQGTKMTYGGTGYDTSQTAIPANFAFPGSPTTDSCAWGTGGVAQPGWSIQGNSLKDYRGVASAGPYTMLPGDIDQLDLAFVFGRDYVNPSPLAGVEVMKQRIDVIRDGFINQMSPCGTFGQGVKENNYKEEISLFPNPASIYFDIKLENNNDLKTLKIYTAEGVFLKQEQFTGNQTRIFTDNLSGGLYIVKIDTKQGSQFKKVIVVK from the coding sequence ATGAAAAAAATAATTTTTACAACAGCGGTTTTGATTTTAGGTGTTTTTATAAATACATATGCCTGGAATCAACTTAAAAGCGGAACCACCAATAATTTAAATGCCGTTTATTTTACAGATTCTCAAACGGGTTATGCGGTTGGGGGTTTAGGTACAATATTAAAAACAACTAATGGTGGAATGAATTGGAGTCAACAAATTAGCGGAACAACTTCTAGTTTGTATTCTGTTTTTTTTATTAATCCCAACACTGGCTTTGCTGTTGGAGGTGCAGGAAAAATATTAAAAACAGTTGATGGAGGAATAACATGGAATATACAATCTTCTGGGGTCACCTCTAGCTTAGTTTCTGTATATTTTACTGATTTACAAACAGGATTTGCTGTGGGATGGTCGGGTGTAATTTTAAATACTATTGATGGAGGTGCCACGTGGAACCAGCAAGTTAGTGGAACAATAAATAAATTATTAGCTGTTAATTTTATTAATAATCAATCTGGTTATGCCGTTGGTGCTTCAGGGACTTTATTAAAAACAGTTAATGGAGGTGCTACGTGGACAACTGAAAATTCTGGAACCACTCAAGTACTTAATTCAATTTTTATATTTAACAATATTGGATATATTGGTGGTTATCATGTATTATTAAAAACAATTAATGCTGGAGCAAGCTGGACTGTGATTACAACAAATGTTGGTCAATCAACTACATATGGGGCAGGTGCTTTGTTTTTTACTGATACATTAACAGGCTATGCTCCTTTTTATAAAACAAATGATGGAGGATTAAGTTGGATAGAGCAAGATGTTCCCGGACACTTGGTAAACGATATATTTTTTGTGGATAATAATATTGGCTATTCGGTTGGAAGTGCTGGTGTAATACATAAAACAACAATTGGGGGCGGATATCCGAATTCTGATTATATTTCAATCAATAACATAAAAGCTAAAATATATAATGAAGGATCGCTTTTTTGGGATAAAAACACAAGAATGGCATCTTTTGAAGTTCCAATAGGTAGTGGAAAGCATGCAAACTATGCTAGTGCAGTATGGATAGGTGCGCGTGATAATGCAGGACAGATTCATGTTGCGGGTCAGAGATATAGCGATGGAGACGATTTTTTCCCGGGACCAATTATGGATTCTATAAGTTATTTAAACGAGCAGGAGAAATGGAATAGAACATGGAAAGTTTCAAAACAGGAAATAGAATATCATATTGCTCATTGGTCTGATCCAGGTTATATTATTCCAGAGGTAATTGCCCAATGGCCCGGAAACTGTAGTACATGTGGGTCTGCGAATATTATAGCTCCTTTTTATGATCAAAACAATGATGGAATTTATAGTCCACAAACAGGAGATTATCCAAGAATTAAAGGCGATCAGGCTGTTTATTTCATTTTTAATGATAGCATGGCTACCCACACTGAAACAGATGGCGGAAATAAATTAGGACTAGAAGTTCATGCAATGGCTTATGGTTTTGATTGTAATTCCGATTCTGCTTTTTGGAACACAATTTTTATAAATTATGAAATCTTAAATAGATCAACAAATAGTTACGATTCAACCTTTGTTGGATATTGGACCGATATCGATGTTGGTGATGCATATGATGACTATGTTGAGTGTGATGTTAAAAGAGGTAGTTTTTATGGTTTTAACGGTGATGCTAACGATGGAGCTGGTCTAGGTGCAACCTACGGAACTAATCCCCCTGCACTTTCATGTACGTTTTTAGGAGGTCCTTATATGGATTCAGATTTGAGTGATTATGGTAGTTCTGGTATTGTAAATGGTTGCGACGAAAGTATTAATGGTTTAAATTTTAATGATGGAATAATTGATAACGAACGTTTAGGAATGAGTAGATTTATGTATTTTCAAAATGATGGTAGTACTTTAAGTGACCCATCTACAGCTATTGAATATTATAGATTTTTGAGTGGTTTTTGGAAACAGGGTACAAAAATGACTTATGGTGGAACTGGGTACGATACCTCGCAAACAGCGATTCCAGCAAATTTTGCTTTTCCTGGTAGCCCAACTACAGATTCATGTGCTTGGGGAACTGGAGGAGTTGCTCAACCGGGATGGTCAATTCAAGGAAATTCTTTAAAAGATTACAGAGGAGTTGCATCTGCAGGTCCTTACACCATGCTACCTGGCGATATTGATCAACTTGATTTAGCCTTTGTTTTTGGTAGGGATTATGTTAATCCAAGTCCTTTAGCTGGTGTTGAGGTTATGAAGCAGCGGATTGATGTTATACGTGATGGTTTTATTAATCAAATGTCACCTTGTGGTACATTTGGTCAGGGGGTAAAAGAAAATAACTATAAAGAAGAAATAAGTCTTTTCCCGAACCCTGCAAGCATTTATTTTGACATAAAACTTGAAAACAATAACGATTTGAAAACACTAAAAATATATACTGCCGAAGGCGTATTTTTAAAACAGGAGCAATTTACTGGTAATCAAACCCGAATTTTTACCGATAATCTTTCAGGTGGTCTGTACATTGTTAAAATAGATACAAAACAAGGTTCACAGTTTAAAAAAGTTATAGTGGTTAAGTAG
- a CDS encoding endonuclease/exonuclease/phosphatase family protein: protein MKEEKHKSIFRLLIKNSFLIAAYSILFLLVVSLVSPFINPHSFWIPAFTGLAFPYIFTVSAIFFFFILLRGYKKHLFIFLPFILYATYVFSGYYHPGFFNDDTPEKGTVKIMSFNVRLFDLYNWKNNEHNKNKIFNFLKKEDPAIICFQEYYYQKDGKFSTSDTLVKFLKAKNVHASFPVINRNNYCFGIATLTKFPIINKGEIIFPGTSNMTIYTDIIMLEDTVRIYNNHLESIRFGKEDYEFIDKIDFKVDSVEVRDTKNIIKRIKHAYSKRAAQADSVAAHIAACKYPVIVCGDFNDTPVSYSYNTIRSGLSDAYIESGSGIGSTYNGKIPLLRIDYIFHSPKYKAYDFKIGKEDLSDHFPITCLIGKTEK from the coding sequence TTGAAAGAAGAAAAACACAAATCAATTTTTAGATTACTTATTAAAAATTCTTTTTTAATAGCAGCATATTCTATTCTTTTTCTTTTAGTTGTTTCATTAGTTTCACCATTTATTAATCCTCATAGTTTTTGGATACCGGCTTTTACAGGCTTAGCTTTTCCTTATATTTTTACTGTATCAGCAATTTTCTTTTTCTTTATATTGTTAAGAGGTTATAAAAAACATCTTTTTATATTCCTGCCTTTTATACTTTATGCAACTTATGTATTTTCTGGTTATTATCATCCCGGCTTTTTTAATGATGATACCCCGGAAAAGGGAACTGTTAAAATAATGTCGTTTAACGTTAGGTTGTTTGATTTATATAACTGGAAAAACAATGAGCACAATAAAAATAAAATATTTAATTTCTTAAAAAAAGAAGATCCTGCAATTATTTGTTTTCAGGAATATTATTATCAGAAAGACGGAAAATTTTCTACTTCAGATACTTTAGTAAAATTCTTAAAAGCCAAAAATGTACATGCTTCATTTCCTGTAATTAACAGAAATAATTATTGTTTTGGTATAGCTACTTTAACAAAATTCCCAATAATTAATAAGGGCGAAATTATTTTTCCCGGCACTTCAAACATGACAATATATACCGATATCATTATGCTTGAAGATACTGTAAGAATTTATAACAATCATCTTGAAAGTATAAGATTTGGTAAAGAAGACTACGAATTTATTGATAAAATTGATTTTAAGGTTGATAGTGTTGAGGTAAGAGATACTAAGAATATTATTAAACGGATTAAACATGCTTATTCAAAAAGAGCTGCTCAGGCAGATTCTGTTGCTGCTCATATAGCCGCTTGTAAATACCCTGTAATCGTTTGTGGTGACTTTAACGACACTCCGGTTTCGTATTCCTATAACACAATAAGATCTGGTCTTAGCGACGCTTATATAGAATCCGGAAGTGGCATAGGTAGCACATATAATGGAAAAATTCCTTTACTAAGAATTGATTATATTTTTCATAGCCCAAAATACAAAGCCTACGATTTTAAAATAGGAAAAGAAGATTTAAGCGATCATTTTCCAATTACCTGCTTAATTGGCAAAACTGAGAAATAA